The sequence tctctctctctctctctctctctctcactcactctcccaccTGGAAACCATTTATGGAGACACTTGGCTGTCAACCTCCCATGGGAACAGGGAAGCAAACAGCCCTGCCACATCTACCCCAGTGAGTGACAGGTGTGTTGTGGTGGGCAGGACAGCACAGCGCAAttcctccaccaccctcaccactctGCCCATCATGTCTCAGCCATTGCAACCTTTGTCTCACCTGGCATCCCTTTCAGACCACACCTCTTAGCAGAGATATAATGATGTGATAACGAAAgtgaaatatataccaaaaaatagataaacagtatACACAAAAAGAGATGGGCAGGAACAccagtaaacaaaataaacacacacaaaaaaatgggaaataaataacaataacatataTGAACCGATAAACAAgacagaaaaagatgaaaacaataaaataaacaaaaaacaaaatgatgaaataataaacaagacataaataaataataacaataatgaagtaaatgaataaacaaagacAACAATAGAAGGCAAAGACTAtaaaaaaacgcataaaataaataagaaaaatacctaCTGGGCTGTACCAAACCTTAGGAATTTTGTCTTTCAGTAGCCTTTTGTCagttacctcttcttcttcttcttcctcctcatcgtcttcctcccATGTTGCCGCGGGAGGGGGTCGTGGGGGGGTCTGGGGCGCTACTCTGGTTCTCTTCCTGGCAGGTGTGATGGGGCTgcaaggaggaagtgagagaagtaACATATGACTACTTATTAAAAACTAGTAGAGAATAATATGATgtgttttctccccctccccccccccccacacacacacacaaaaaaaaaaaaaaaataaataaataaataaataaataaataaataaataaaaaaataaaaaatcagatgaaaaaaggagaaaaaagaagaggaagaaaatgaagaaaggtgacaaggacaaagaaataataaaaagagaaagaacaaaaagaggagaggaagaaataggtgaTGAAGaataagcgagaaaaaaaaaaaaaaaaaaaaaaaaaaaaaaaaaaaaaaaaacacgcatcgCACACACTACGTCTCAACAGAAAGACcaactcactttctctcctcactcgGCGCCACAGCTGCTCTCTTGCGTCCCTTCCTCTCAAACgtggtggcggcagcggcggggGTGATTGGGACGGTGTGGAAGAGAGACAGGGGTGAGGCTCTCTTGGCTGCAATGGATTTTTATTTACCTTAGTGATAGAAAAGAGGCAGAGAGCTAACTATTCATAAGGGTGCCACTTCTCTCTGCATCTTTCTCAGAGTTGCCAAATCTATATTTAAcaccttgactgcagatttcctacaagaagacatcaccaagctacaggaaaggagcaaaaagtggctgctacaattcaatgaagaaaatgtaaagtcctacaTCTTCGGAGGGGTTATCCAGCATACcaaaaccacatgggaaacactccactatccaccacaagaggcagagaaagacctggcacAGTATATATACTCCCATATTAtatgtataaatttatatatgtatatgttttcagggctcatggaataggagggaaggtttatgattggattaaggagtggattagcgacaggaaacagagggttactatTGACGGTAATAAATCCGAATggtgttcctcaaggttcagttttaggcccgcttttattcattatctacatcaatgacacagACAATGGGATAACCAGTGACACAGGTAAATTTGCgaatgacaccaaaataggacgcacttttaggacaggggaggatgctagagcactgcagaaGAATCTCAACAAACTTTCatcttggtcagagaaatggcaggtGAATTTTAACATCAAGTGAAGCGTACTATGTGTAAGAAcatgcaacccattacacgggtatagtttagactccacagtgaTAGGCAGGGCAGTGTGAACCCTAATATTCACACACCTGACactcatattcacacacacacacacacacacctgacttcaTATTCACCTCTCACATACTCATTCTTGCACTATCATACCCAACCCTTGTATACACACACTTGACCTGGCCTCATATTCACCACTCAACTCATTATAACACCGTCACACCCGCCCCCTCACAATTCTACACACCTGTCACAATCACTATCACATTTTTACACACCTGTCACTTATGGCACACACCTGTCACTTATGGCACTATCATACACAATACCtcacatttattttttacattctcaCCCAACACCTGACCTTATACTCCTGCAACACTCATAACTAAACTATCACACCCATTCACACTAATAACTAAACTATCACACCCATACACACTAATAACTATACTATCACACCCATACACACTAATAACTATActatcacacccaacacactaaTAACTATACTATCACACCCATTCACACTAATAACTATACTATCACACCCATAACTATATTACCACACCCATTCACACTAATAACTATACAATCACACCCATTCACACTAATAACTATACTATCACACCCATACACACTAATAACGTTACTATCACACCCATACACATTAATAACTATACAATCAAACCCATACACACACTAATAACTCTACTATCACACCCATTCACACTAATAACTCTACtatcacacccatacacacactaaTAACTATACAATCACACCCACACCCCATATACTCACCTGTCTCCCGCTCATTAAGCCTCCACGCCAAGACCAGGTAACACACCCCCACAGCAGACACAcagccgccgccccccgccccccacagccCTAAAGCCTGGGCCTCAAAAATCGGGCTGGGGCGCTGGAACATGAAGTGGGCGCGGCACCCCCCAAGGAGAGCCTCAGCGTACTGCCCTGCCGTGTATCTCTCTCGGCAGGGGTTATTTGGCAGGGTATCCGGGGTGATTTTGGCCAGGGCGTACAGACCATGGTAGCCTTGCCCTCTGCACACCTCCCATGATGACACTAAAGCCTCCTCggatttattgttattattcaggTTTTTGGGTTTTTTCTTGCCGCCAGCGAATCTTTCCTGGATGAAGTTGAGGACCCCGCCActagctccctcctcctcttcctcttcattttttgtcACCACGACGTCCACTGTGAACTCCTCCAGGGCCACGTGGTTCCTCAGCAGCAGGACACTCGCTTCCACCCTGGAGTTGAGTTTTATTAGGGCGGCTTCGTAGGTCCCGCCATGGAGGGTTGAACagctctcatcctcctcccatgCCAGCCCGGCCTCCCCGCGCACTGCCAGCCGCTCAAAGGACGCCCTCACGCACTCCATGGTGGTCTGGAGGTGCTTTGGGGTGGGTTTTTAGGGGCTGCTTGGTGTATCGGGGCTTGAATTGTGGTTTAAAGTAACGCCCCTGGGCTTCCCTCTTCACCGTCTCTTGTGGTCTTGCAGGAGTTTGGGGTCGTTATCCTCACTGCCCCTTGTGGTCTTGAGGTGCTTTGGGGTTGGTGTTTTGGCGCTGCTTGGTGTATCGGGGCTTGAATTGTGGTTTAAAGTAACGCCCCTGGGCTTCCCTCTTCACCGTCTCTTGTGGTCTTGCAGGAGTTTGGGGTCGTTATCCTCACTGCCCCTTGTGGTCTTGAGGTGCTTTGGGGTTGGTGTTTAGGGGCTGCTTGGTGTATCGGGGCTTGAATTTTTGTTTTGAGTGGCGCCGCTGAGCTTCTCTCCTCCCTGTGTCTCCCGCCTTATCTGACTGGCCCGGCAGTGCTCCCAACTCTCACAACCCAAAACGCGCAGGAAAGTTGCTGTGGGGAGACGGGAGTGCGACCAAGGATGATAAACAAACAGTCTCTCATTCTTGAGTGGGACAGGGTAGGGACGCGTTACGCGGTGTACAGGAAGCAGACACGTACGGCGATGACCACTGTTGAACGCGCTAGAAATTGCGCGTTTCCCGCTAAAATGGGAACACTGGACCCAGGTATTCCTTTTAGTTTCGTTTCCCCTTCAGTTATCAGTTTTTGTTATAGTTTAATTGCCTTTATCTTATGATCATCTATATAATCATCTTCATTTTGCTCATCTATTTATTATTTGAGTGGTTGTTAGCTTTCAATGACTATATGGAGGGGTATATGTATCGAAATATTACCGTATTCCCTTAATTCATACTgccttcttttttatctattcatttacgTGTTTAATTTTTTCGTACATTTGCTTTGCCTTTAGTGACCAGAAATTAAGTCTGTGGATTTGTACAGGAAAAACGCAATATACACGCTGATCAGTGTTGTATTTCCCTCGTgtaagtgattgattgattgattgatagtttattgttgcaggtaaacaacaagggagaaaagtcttgattgattgatagtttattgttgcaggtaaacaacaagggagaaaagtcttgattgattgatagtttattgttgcaggtaatgTTTAAGcacttgttatatatattttgctatcTTTTCTTTATAACAGTCCACCCTCGTTCACCAGAGGATGTCCGTTACTTCGCTGAGGCATAATTATAAATGGAAGATGACTCACTGGTGGCCCAACGGCGGCGCTTATCACAGCAATCGGTTCACACAGTTTGAATATATAGACACACTGCTTAAAGGAACAAGGGCTGCATAAATCTCCCGGCTGTTCAAGGGAAATATACACCGTTAGTTAGCCTTACCAGATTGCAATGGAAAATATACAAGTCGGTTCGGCCGCCTTTCTGTTATTGATATATTGAAGGTATTGCGAGATTCTGCATAAGGCTGATGtatatttcactttttcatcGATACCCGAAGACGTAgcaataacacacaaaaaaaaaaaaaaaatctattgtcaggagtgtttattttattttatttacactgCACGATTGATATATAGGTCTATCTTTCATTCTTACTCAATACCCGAAGACGTAACAATGACAAAATTACCAAAAATATgaagtttttatttatatttcattgaAGGTATCGCAAAATTCTACACGATTGATATATAGGCCTATCTTTCACTCTTACCCAGTACCCGAAGACGTAACAATGACACAAAATTACCAAAAATattaagtttttatttatttacattgaaGGTATCGCAAAATTCTGCACGATTGACATATAGGCCTATTTTTTACTCAATACCCGAATACGTAACAATGACacaaatgtaacaaaaaaattaagaaaaaaaaactaacgtaACAATGACacaaatgtaacaaaaaaattaagaaaaaaaaactaacgtaACAATGACacaaatgtaacaaaaaaattaagaaaaaaaaactaacgtaGCAATGacaaatgtaacaaaaaaattaagaaaaaaactaaCGTAGCAATGACacaaatgtaacaaaaaaattaagaaaaaaaaaaactaacgtaACAATGACacaaatgtaacaaaaaaattaagaaaaaaaaactaacgtaACAATGACacaaatgtaacaaaaaaattaagaaaaaaaacctagtgtcaggagtgggattcgaacccacgcccGGAAGACCGGACTGCGACCTGAACGCAGCGCCTTGGACCGCTCGGCCATCCTGACTCGTTGCTATAAGCGATATCTATGGCATGCAGTCTAATACTTTTTATCGATTTTAGTCATGAATCCTAATTGCTGTGTTATTAAAGAAGAATATTGTCTCTATTTAGTATAATTAGCATCAACAACACCCATTTTCCTTAGTCCAGTAACCAACCAGAAGCCTATTTTCTCAGTAACAAACTACAAGACCATTTTTCCTCAATAACTTATATATACGACCATATCTTCAATAACCAGAAGCCTATTTTCCTTCAATAACCAACAACCAAACAAGACCATTTTCCTTCAATAACCAACCAAACAAGACCATTTTCCTTCAATAACCAACCAAACAAGACCATTTTCCTTCAATAACCAACCAAACAAGACCATTTTCCTTCAATAACCAACCAAACAAGACCATTTTCCTTCAATAACCAACAACCAAACAAGACCATTTTCCTTCAATAACCAACCAAACAAGACCATTTTCCTTCAATAACCAACCAAACAAAACCATTTTCCTTCAATAACCAACCAAACAAGACCATTTTCCTTCAATAACCAACCAAACAAGACCATTTTCCTTCAATAACCAACAACCAAACAAGATAATTTTCCTTCAATAACCAACCAAACAAGACCATTTTCCTTCAATAACCAACCAAACAAGACCATTTTCCTTCAATAACCAACCAAACAAGACCATTTTCCTTCAATAACCAACCAAACAAGACCATTTTCCTTCAATAACCAACCAAACAAGACCATTTTCCTTCAATAACCAACCAAACAAGACCATTTTCCTTCAATAACCAACCAAACAAGACCATTTTCCTTCAATAACCAACCAAACAAGACCATTTTCCTTCAATAACCAACCAAACAAGACCATTTTCCTTCAATAACCAACCACCACAAGACCATTTTCCTTCAATAACCAACAACCAAACAAGACCATTTTCCTTCAATAACCAACCACCACAAGACCATTTTCCTTCAATAACCAACCACCACAAAACCATTTTCCTTCAATAACCAACCAAACAAGACCATTTTCCTTCAATAACCAACCAAACAAGACCATTTTTCTTCAATAACCAACCAAACAAAACCATTTTCCTTCAATAACCAACAACCACAAGACCATTTTCCTTCAATAACCAACCAAACAAGACCATTTTCCTTCAATAACCAACCAAACAAAACCATTTTCCTTCAATAACCAACCAAACAAAACCATTTTCCTTCAATAACCAACCAAACAAGACCATTTTCCTTCAATAACCAACCACCACAAGACCATTTTCCTTCAATAACCAACCAAACAAGACCATTTTCCTTCAATAACCAACAACCAAACAAGACCATTTTTCTTCAATAACCAACCAAACAAAACCATTTTCCTTCAATAACCAACAACCACAAGACCATTTTCCTTCAATAACCAACCAAGCAAGACCATTTTCCTTCAATGACCAACCAAGCAAGACCATTTTCCTTCAATAACCAACCAAACAAGACCATTTTCCCTCAATAACCAACCAAACAAGACCATTTTCCTTCAATAACCAACCAAGCAAGACCATTTTCCTTCAATAACCAACCAAACAAGACCATTTTCCTTCAATAACCAACCAAGCAAGACCATTTTCCTTCAATGACCAACAACCACAAGACCATTTTCCTTCAATAACCAACCATAtgatcattttcctttattcattttcctgtttattcCTGACTATACAACCACAGTGAACATCTATTCCACTACTCTATTAACTTATAATATTGTAAGTTGCAATGAGTCAAGACAAGATGCGGGGTATGACATTAAGAAAGgagagcatcatggattagggaATACACCAAGTTTAAACCAACCAATCAATAGGGTCATATGCCAGAGGGGGATgtgcgttgcctcgcccaccctacgatgcTAAACCCACGAGTTCCTCTGGCCAAGTCGTTACGCAGGCCCCCTTACCATCCTAAGTACCTCATAGTAGGATTTATCGACTTGTTCAAGCTACTAATTTTGTGGGTGTCCCCTTGGGGCTGTCTCTTACAAAAACAACCTGGTGAGGAGAGTTACCTTCTGGGTAGCTTACCATGAGCCCGTATAACCGGAGTTAGCATTTAGGGATTATGCAGGTAATAAGCCTTGAGTCAGTCACATGAAGTAATTGCTGGTTTgacagtcattccagcaatatcccGTGATTCTGTGCAGCCACTTATTTCCCAAGACACCAATCTGCTTCTTCAAGTCGCTAGCATCTGACGGAGAGTGAGGGATGACGGAGCAAGTGGACTAGTgatttctgatgatgatgatcttaAAAATAGGTGGTGGAAAgacccttccatttttctttgcattttccagATGTtagttttactttctttttatcttttttgcatccttctgttcttctttctctccagtaACTCAGTCCTTCTACATTTGCCACCTTCACACAATCCTTGCACCTTTTCATCTGGCTTTGGGTTGGGGCCACAaacacctttcttctcctctgtaCCATTTCTTCAACAATTAAAATAATCCATGAAAGAAACAATTTATTCAGAACTGCCAAACACGGATAGCAAACTTTTCTTCCACAATACATATGTACAACAACTCAAGACAAAGAAAGactagatgaggaggaggaggaggaggaggaggaggaggaggaggcaagaagagaaggaataagaggtggAAATGAGTGTGCAGCAGTTAAGGGTCTTGGTGGCAACGGCTGTGGTTCTGAGGATCACTTGGGTAGCGTGTCCTCGTCAAAGTAACGATTGTGCTTCTTGGACCCGTACCTCCTCCTCGGGTCCCTCTTGCTGTTGACAGGGGCGAGGTTGGGCATCAGGCCTGGGGAGGAATATCCACACTGCTGAGTCAATAAAATACTAACACTATGCAGGCAGAATATCCAAAATGCTGagttaacaaaaataataatgatatgcacacagattaacccggtagctgcagcaatcatgtttcttaaaggccccccTGTATAGTATGCTGTGTATAAATCGAGCCTCTATATTCTGGACATCAGATAAATTGGGCTGCAGTGACCTGAAGGTGAATTTTACCCATTGACTCATacaccccccacctccccccttcacctcgaTACTCACCCGCCTTCTGCGCCATGATGATCAGCCAATTGATGCGCCGCTGCTGCTTCGCACACAGCCCTGTGATGCGGCGCGGCAGCACACCGCCCTCCCTCGTCATGAACTGGGACAGGATCAGCACATCCTGTAGGGTATTGGGGGGCGGtgtcagtggtgatggtggtggtgggggggagggggggaaaggttaGTGGAGATGATAGTGGTGAAGAGAGGAATATGAAATAGGAATAAAATCATTTgagaatgaaacacacacatGATATCAAATGAGTTTGTAACAAAGAAGTaaaggtaaaaagtaaaaaatagtaaaaagtaaaggtaaattaaGTATGAATAAATAATTGAATGTACATATAAAAGTACACGAGGGAGTTAACACATATAAGTAAACAAAACTAAACAACACATCAGTAATAATCATATGAGAATAAACGTTTAAAACATTAAAACTGGACGGCAAGTCAATAATAATCATCAGAAAACAAACATTCAAAACAACATCAAAACTATAATAATCACACCAGGAAAAAcaattaaaacaacaaaataaaaaaacccATTCAGGCAAAAATAACTAAGACACCAAAACTAGAACAAccataagaaaataaacaattaGAGCTTACCTAttatattattaatttttttttacgtctacgcctatagcactggtaggcttgcttaa comes from Eriocheir sinensis breed Jianghai 21 chromosome 49, ASM2467909v1, whole genome shotgun sequence and encodes:
- the LOC126981840 gene encoding uncharacterized protein LOC126981840 isoform X1, yielding MECVRASFERLAVRGEAGLAWEEDESCSTLHGGTYEAALIKLNSRVEASVLLLRNHVALEEFTVDVVVTKNEEEEEEGASGGVLNFIQERFAGGKKKPKNLNNNNKSEEALVSSWEVCRGQGYHGLYALAKITPDTLPNNPCRERYTAGQYAEALLGGCRAHFMFQRPSPIFEAQALGLWGAGGGGCVSAVGVCYLVLAWRLNERETAKRASPLSLFHTVPITPAAAATTFERKGRKRAAVAPSEERNPITPARKRTRVAPQTPPRPPPAATWEEDDEEEEEEEEVTDKRLLKDKIPKVWYSPDITLPNQQASPPARLPPSPAKQPPATAANQRTPGKRPANQRQAPATVTSHTPPSPPSPVALVSPPQYVTQEPQDDLADLTFGFERSTPRGRGRGRRTTTATTTPRKSVLLPQWSEEEKEELLTFFDTLNPSQTEQTCIALTCKFATMRFGRDLPSKQLYQWVQQKNRTVHPRLVEYNLPGGNARVHSAAADLYRSLNQDVSESKRVAFTCRFLQTQYGVELSSKGLFAILSGGGKKRGGRAR
- the LOC126981840 gene encoding uncharacterized protein LOC126981840 isoform X2; this translates as MECVRASFERLAVRGEAGLAWEEDESCSTLHGGTYEAALIKLNSRVEASVLLLRNHVALEEFTVDVVVTKNEEEEEEGASGGVLNFIQERFAGGKKKPKNLNNNNKSEEALVSSWEVCRGQGYHGLYALAKITPDTLPNNPCRERYTAGQYAEALLGGCRAHFMFQRPSPIFEAQALGLWGAGGGGCVSAVGVCYLVLAWRLNERETAKRASPLSLFHTVPITPAAAATTFERKGRKRAAVAPSEERNPITPARKRTRVAPQTPPRPPPAATWEEDDEEEEEEEEVTDKRLLKDKIPKDITLPNQQASPPARLPPSPAKQPPATAANQRTPGKRPANQRQAPATVTSHTPPSPPSPVALVSPPQYVTQEPQDDLADLTFGFERSTPRGRGRGRRTTTATTTPRKSVLLPQWSEEEKEELLTFFDTLNPSQTEQTCIALTCKFATMRFGRDLPSKQLYQWVQQKNRTVHPRLVEYNLPGGNARVHSAAADLYRSLNQDVSESKRVAFTCRFLQTQYGVELSSKGLFAILSGGGKKRGGRAR
- the LOC126981840 gene encoding uncharacterized protein LOC126981840 isoform X3, with translation MECVRASFERLAVRGEAGLAWEEDESCSTLHGGTYEAALIKLNSRVEASVLLLRNHVALEEFTVDVVVTKNEEEEEEGASGGVLNFIQERFAGGKKKPKNLNNNNKSEEALVSSWEVCRGQGYHGLYALAKITPDTLPNNPCRERYTAGQYAEALLGGCRAHFMFQRPSPIFEAQALGLWGAGGGGCVSAVGVCYLVLAWRLNERETAKRASPLSLFHTVPITPAAAATTFERKGRKRAAVAPSEERNPITPARKRTRVAPQTPPRPPPAATWEEDDEEEEEEEEDITLPNQQASPPARLPPSPAKQPPATAANQRTPGKRPANQRQAPATVTSHTPPSPPSPVALVSPPQYVTQEPQDDLADLTFGFERSTPRGRGRGRRTTTATTTPRKSVLLPQWSEEEKEELLTFFDTLNPSQTEQTCIALTCKFATMRFGRDLPSKQLYQWVQQKNRTVHPRLVEYNLPGGNARVHSAAADLYRSLNQDVSESKRVAFTCRFLQTQYGVELSSKGLFAILSGGGKKRGGRAR